In Actinomycetota bacterium, the following are encoded in one genomic region:
- a CDS encoding FAD-dependent oxidoreductase: MGQLMTDGAIEVDLLVVGGGMAGLSAAAYVATRGGRVLLVEKARQIGGSALLSAGGLARPRTPADLKAVNPHGEPWFADMLVDDYDSAVDWVTSLGIAVTDPDDSIVAVMGYPTSLRGHDVGSYLPRCQAVIEAAGGHVVLQAEVAQLRRTDGRVTGAVVVDRDGPTEVVATWTLLATGGFVNDAELRSRYIGPNAASMIVRANPVSDGAGLRLGLAAGGTTTPLMDRYYGHTAPWPLDHPFTRADYVRLTQHYLAPHSVLLDRQGNRFVDESLGYYRNSHEVLRQPDGHALLVADQQVRDADAAGGAPEKTLGYERVDRVVEAMRSGAHVVEAATWAELDELVRPWGYTGVAAAMATYHHQLRDEAPMSPPRSRNREPLDQPPFFAMEIQSTISNTWGGLQIDEQTRVLRPDGDPVPGLLAAGGDVGGAFYDAYCGGLGMALMTGLRAARLVAAGLPIRS, from the coding sequence ATGGGGCAACTGATGACTGACGGCGCGATCGAGGTCGACCTGCTCGTCGTCGGGGGCGGTATGGCCGGCCTGTCGGCGGCGGCGTACGTCGCCACCCGCGGCGGTCGCGTCCTGCTGGTCGAGAAGGCTCGGCAGATCGGCGGTTCTGCTCTGCTCAGTGCCGGCGGGCTCGCGCGGCCGCGAACGCCGGCCGATCTCAAGGCGGTGAACCCGCACGGCGAGCCGTGGTTCGCCGACATGCTCGTCGACGATTACGACTCGGCGGTCGACTGGGTGACCTCGCTCGGTATCGCCGTCACCGACCCGGACGACTCCATCGTCGCGGTGATGGGATACCCCACCTCGCTGCGTGGCCACGACGTCGGGAGCTATCTGCCGCGGTGTCAGGCGGTGATCGAGGCGGCCGGTGGCCACGTCGTCCTGCAGGCCGAGGTGGCGCAGCTACGACGAACCGACGGTCGCGTGACGGGCGCCGTCGTGGTCGACCGGGACGGGCCGACCGAGGTCGTCGCGACGTGGACCCTGCTCGCCACCGGAGGATTCGTCAACGACGCCGAGCTACGGTCCCGCTACATCGGCCCGAACGCCGCATCGATGATCGTCCGTGCCAATCCGGTGAGCGACGGTGCGGGCCTGCGGCTGGGTCTGGCGGCCGGCGGTACGACGACCCCGCTGATGGACCGCTACTACGGGCACACTGCCCCGTGGCCGTTGGACCACCCGTTCACCCGGGCCGACTACGTCCGGTTGACCCAGCACTATCTGGCGCCGCACAGCGTGCTGCTGGACCGGCAGGGCAACCGCTTCGTCGACGAGTCGCTGGGGTACTACCGGAACTCGCACGAGGTACTCCGGCAGCCTGACGGACACGCGCTGCTGGTGGCCGATCAGCAAGTGCGAGACGCGGATGCTGCCGGCGGGGCGCCGGAGAAGACGCTGGGATACGAGCGTGTCGACCGAGTCGTCGAGGCGATGCGGTCCGGCGCCCACGTCGTGGAAGCCGCGACCTGGGCGGAACTGGACGAGCTGGTTCGTCCGTGGGGCTACACCGGCGTGGCCGCAGCGATGGCGACGTATCACCACCAGCTTCGCGACGAGGCACCGATGTCGCCGCCGCGGTCCCGCAACCGCGAACCGCTGGACCAGCCGCCGTTCTTCGCCATGGAGATTCAATCGACGATCTCCAACACGTGGGGCGGTTTGCAGATCGACGAACAGACCCGGGTCCTGCGGCCGGACGGCGATCCTGTCCCCGGCCTGCTGGCGGCCGGCGGCGACGTCGGCGGAGCGTTCTACGACGCGTACTGCGGCGGCCTCGGCATGGCTTTGATGACCGGCCTGCGCGCCGCCCGGCTGGTGGCCGCCGGGCTACCGATCCGTTCCTAG
- a CDS encoding aldo/keto reductase — protein sequence MEYRSLGDTGMTVSSLCLGAMMFGNWGERDHDTSIKVIHAALDGGINFIDTADMYSQGESEIIVGKAIAGRRDEVIVATKFHGQMGIPPESGFDVAGDPNKRGNSRRWIIQEVEASLKRLGTDWIDLYQVHRPDPATGLEETLSALTDLRQQGKIRAFGSSTFPAHQIVEAQWIAEKRGLGRFITEQPPYSILARGIEADLLPVAQQFGMGVLSWGPLAGGWLTGRYRVNAEAPGSKRAVRMAARYDLSSDENQRKLQVVESLALLAEQAGISLIHMAIAFVMQHPAITSPIIGPRTLEHLESQIGAADVTLTPDLLDAIDAIVPPGTNTTQADRGWIPPALSQPFLRRRRTQ from the coding sequence ATGGAATACCGAAGCTTGGGCGACACCGGAATGACCGTCAGTTCGCTCTGTCTGGGCGCCATGATGTTCGGCAACTGGGGCGAGCGTGACCACGACACGTCGATCAAGGTGATCCACGCCGCTCTGGACGGCGGGATCAATTTCATCGACACCGCCGACATGTATTCGCAGGGTGAATCCGAGATCATCGTCGGCAAAGCCATCGCCGGCCGTCGCGACGAGGTGATCGTCGCGACGAAGTTCCACGGGCAGATGGGCATCCCGCCCGAATCCGGATTCGACGTCGCCGGTGACCCGAACAAGCGTGGCAACTCACGCCGCTGGATCATCCAGGAGGTCGAGGCCAGCCTGAAGCGTCTGGGCACGGACTGGATCGACCTCTACCAGGTCCACCGGCCCGACCCGGCGACCGGCCTCGAGGAGACGCTGTCCGCGCTGACCGATCTACGACAGCAGGGCAAGATTCGCGCCTTCGGTAGTTCGACGTTCCCGGCCCACCAGATCGTCGAGGCCCAGTGGATCGCCGAGAAGCGTGGGCTCGGCCGGTTCATCACCGAGCAACCGCCGTACTCGATCCTGGCGCGCGGCATCGAGGCCGACCTCCTGCCGGTCGCCCAGCAGTTCGGCATGGGCGTGCTCTCGTGGGGGCCGCTGGCCGGTGGCTGGCTGACCGGGCGATACCGGGTGAACGCGGAGGCTCCCGGGTCCAAGCGGGCCGTCCGGATGGCCGCCCGCTACGACCTGAGCTCCGACGAGAACCAGCGCAAACTCCAGGTCGTCGAATCGCTCGCGCTGCTGGCGGAACAGGCCGGCATCTCGCTGATCCATATGGCGATCGCGTTCGTGATGCAGCATCCGGCGATCACCTCGCCGATCATCGGCCCGCGGACGCTGGAACACCTGGAGTCCCAGATCGGCGCGGCCGACGTGACGCTCACCCCGGATCTGCTCGACGCGATCGACGCCATAGTGCCGCCCGGGACGAACACGACCCAGGCCGATCGCGGCTGGATTCCGCCGGCGCTGTCCCAACCGTTCCTGCGGCGCCGCCGGACACAGTAG
- a CDS encoding wax ester/triacylglycerol synthase family O-acyltransferase, giving the protein MVDRLSALDASFLYMESATTPMHVGGVAIFQEPDGAPFDHEVLLRLIGERIVLTPRFRQRIRSVPGRLAGPVWVDDAEFDPEYHVRRSGLPRPGTDAQLRDLVARIMSRPLDRRRPLWEMYLIEGLQDNRFAILTKTHHAMVDGLGAVDIGQVLLDASPEPRATQPDAWQPEPAPSQVTLVADAVCDVVGRLVRSPSRIAQQTREVIEDVGAAAAELARHGAGVLAAALSVARAAPPGPLNGGIGEARRFATARASVADLRAVRRAHGGTVNDVLLAVVAGALRTFLLSRGEPLDDRTTVRALVPVSVRTPGDSTPGNQIAPVVCELPVGEADPVIRLQRVRREMDTAKASGQLLGARSIIGLAGFAPPTLHLLGSRAASELSRRVYNVLVTNVPGPQFPLYAAGARMLAAYPVAPLAKGQALAVGVTSYDGGVFFGLNADREAMPDLDLIAVMLTDALAELVALSPQP; this is encoded by the coding sequence GTGGTCGACCGGCTCAGCGCGCTGGACGCGTCGTTCCTTTACATGGAGTCGGCCACCACACCGATGCACGTCGGCGGTGTCGCAATCTTCCAGGAACCCGATGGGGCCCCGTTTGACCACGAGGTGCTGCTGCGGCTGATCGGGGAGCGCATCGTCTTGACGCCCCGGTTCCGGCAGCGGATCCGGTCGGTCCCGGGCCGGCTGGCCGGTCCGGTGTGGGTCGACGACGCGGAGTTCGACCCGGAGTACCACGTCCGGCGGTCGGGGCTGCCCAGGCCCGGGACCGACGCTCAGCTGCGAGACCTGGTGGCACGGATCATGAGCCGGCCGTTGGACCGCCGCCGCCCGCTGTGGGAGATGTATCTGATCGAGGGCCTGCAGGACAACAGGTTCGCGATTCTGACCAAGACCCATCACGCGATGGTCGACGGGCTCGGCGCGGTCGACATCGGTCAGGTGCTGCTGGACGCCTCGCCCGAGCCGCGTGCCACCCAACCCGATGCGTGGCAACCGGAACCGGCGCCCAGCCAGGTCACCCTGGTGGCCGATGCGGTCTGCGACGTGGTGGGCCGCCTGGTCCGCTCGCCGTCCCGGATCGCGCAGCAGACGCGCGAGGTGATTGAGGACGTCGGGGCTGCGGCCGCCGAGTTGGCGCGGCATGGTGCCGGTGTCCTGGCCGCTGCGTTGTCCGTGGCGCGAGCGGCGCCGCCGGGTCCGCTGAACGGTGGGATTGGCGAGGCCCGCCGGTTCGCGACCGCCCGAGCCTCGGTCGCGGACCTGCGGGCGGTACGCCGGGCGCACGGGGGCACCGTGAACGACGTCCTGCTGGCCGTCGTCGCCGGCGCGCTGCGGACCTTCCTGCTCAGCCGCGGCGAGCCGCTGGACGACCGAACCACCGTCCGCGCTCTGGTCCCGGTCAGCGTCCGGACACCGGGCGATTCGACCCCCGGGAACCAGATCGCTCCGGTCGTCTGTGAGCTTCCGGTCGGCGAGGCCGACCCGGTGATCCGGTTGCAACGGGTGCGCCGGGAGATGGACACGGCCAAAGCGAGCGGCCAGCTGCTGGGGGCACGGTCGATCATCGGGTTGGCGGGGTTCGCGCCGCCCACGCTGCACCTGCTGGGATCCCGCGCAGCCAGCGAGTTGTCGCGCCGCGTCTACAACGTGCTGGTGACCAATGTGCCCGGACCGCAGTTCCCGCTCTATGCGGCCGGCGCCCGGATGCTCGCGGCGTACCCCGTGGCGCCGCTGGCCAAGGGCCAGGCGCTCGCCGTCGGGGTCACCTCGTACGACGGCGGGGTGTTCTTCGGCCTCAACGCCGATCGGGAGGCCATGCCCGACCTCGACCTGATCGCGGTGATGCTCACCGACGCGCTGGCGGAACTCGTCGCGCTGTCGCCACAGCCCTGA
- the pruA gene encoding L-glutamate gamma-semialdehyde dehydrogenase: protein MDALTAVPEPVNERVLGYAPGSPERADVLAALAELAGGVGDLPMTIGGRRCAASGDPVDVVAPHAHRQVLGTLREAGHVDARAAVRAALAAAPGWRDLSFDDRAAVLLRAADLLSGPWRARLNAATMLGQGKTVGQAEIDAACELADFWRFNAWFGSELLAEQPRSAPGVWNRADHRPLEGFVYAVSPFNFTAIAGNLPTAPALMGNTVIWKPAPTQQLAAQLTLQLLEEAGLPDGVINLVTGSGVAVSEVVLADPDLAGIHFTGSTAVFQQLWRAVGANIAGYRGYPRLVGETGGKDFVLAHPSADLAVLRTALVRGAFEYQGQKCSAASRAYLPRSVWERLGAELVDLVDELPIGPVTDLSVFAGALIDRRAFNRVTAAIDRAASDPTVRIIAGGTYDDSDGWFVRPTLLLCSDPTREWFSQEIFGPVLALHVFDDADYDTVVRQLESVAPYALTGSIIAQDRDAISAATQALRFAAGNLYINDKPTGAVVGQQPFGGARASGTNDKSGSRQNLLRWTSTRVIKETFVPPVDHRYPHQL from the coding sequence GTGGACGCGCTGACCGCGGTGCCCGAACCGGTCAACGAGCGCGTCCTGGGTTATGCGCCCGGCAGTCCCGAACGCGCCGACGTGCTCGCCGCGCTCGCCGAGCTGGCCGGCGGCGTGGGTGACCTGCCGATGACCATCGGCGGCCGGCGGTGTGCCGCATCCGGCGATCCGGTCGACGTCGTTGCGCCACACGCCCATCGGCAGGTGTTGGGGACGTTGCGCGAGGCCGGTCACGTCGATGCCAGGGCCGCGGTACGAGCCGCGCTCGCGGCCGCTCCCGGCTGGCGCGACCTGTCTTTCGACGATCGCGCTGCGGTGCTGCTGCGGGCCGCCGACCTGCTCAGCGGTCCGTGGCGGGCGCGGCTCAATGCCGCGACGATGCTGGGTCAGGGCAAGACGGTCGGCCAGGCGGAGATCGACGCGGCCTGCGAACTGGCCGACTTCTGGCGCTTCAACGCCTGGTTCGGCAGCGAGCTACTGGCCGAGCAGCCCAGATCTGCTCCGGGAGTGTGGAACCGGGCCGACCACCGTCCGCTGGAGGGCTTCGTCTACGCCGTCTCGCCGTTCAACTTCACCGCCATCGCCGGGAACCTCCCGACCGCCCCGGCGCTCATGGGAAACACCGTCATCTGGAAGCCCGCCCCGACGCAGCAGCTCGCGGCGCAACTGACGTTGCAGTTGCTGGAGGAAGCCGGGCTGCCCGACGGGGTGATCAATCTGGTCACCGGCTCGGGAGTGGCGGTGAGTGAGGTGGTGCTGGCCGATCCCGACCTGGCCGGAATCCATTTCACCGGTTCGACGGCGGTGTTCCAGCAGTTGTGGCGTGCGGTGGGAGCGAACATCGCCGGGTATCGCGGCTACCCGCGTCTGGTCGGCGAGACCGGCGGCAAGGACTTCGTCCTGGCGCATCCGAGCGCCGATCTCGCCGTCCTGCGCACCGCGCTGGTCCGCGGTGCCTTCGAGTACCAGGGTCAGAAGTGCTCAGCGGCCTCGCGGGCGTACCTGCCGCGCAGCGTGTGGGAACGGCTGGGCGCCGAGCTGGTCGACCTCGTCGACGAACTGCCGATCGGGCCGGTAACCGACCTCTCGGTGTTCGCCGGCGCACTGATCGACAGGCGGGCGTTCAACCGGGTGACGGCGGCGATCGACCGCGCCGCAAGCGATCCGACGGTACGGATCATCGCGGGTGGGACGTACGACGACAGCGACGGCTGGTTCGTCCGACCGACGCTGCTGCTGTGCAGCGATCCGACCCGCGAATGGTTCTCCCAGGAGATCTTCGGCCCCGTGCTCGCGCTGCACGTCTTCGACGACGCCGACTACGACACCGTCGTCCGGCAGCTGGAATCGGTTGCGCCCTATGCCTTGACCGGATCGATCATCGCGCAGGACCGCGACGCGATCTCGGCGGCGACCCAGGCATTGCGGTTCGCCGCCGGGAATCTCTACATCAACGACAAGCCGACCGGTGCGGTGGTGGGGCAGCAGCCGTTCGGCGGGGCGAGGGCGTCGGGCACCAACGACAAGTCCGGCTCACGGCAGAACCTGCTGCGCTGGACCTCGACCCGGGTCATCAAGGAGACCTTCGTGCCGCCGGTCGACCATCGCTATCCCCATCAGCTGTGA
- a CDS encoding DUF2505 domain-containing protein, whose translation MSTRFTAVQRFGADARATFAMLRDPAYVTAKGKASGATSTTPEVREEGDGVVVVSRRSMPTTDAPSLVQRFIGPTVDIVETQTWSAAGPDGSRTASVHATFGSAPASMTGTATLADDDDGGCTLTAAAEVTSSIPFAGRKVEELVRDQVLRYLRKEETVARTWLTASPGGPDGDHHS comes from the coding sequence GTGAGTACCCGATTCACCGCCGTTCAGCGGTTCGGCGCCGACGCGCGCGCCACCTTCGCCATGCTGCGCGACCCGGCGTACGTCACCGCCAAGGGCAAGGCCAGCGGGGCGACGTCGACCACGCCGGAGGTCCGCGAGGAGGGGGACGGCGTCGTGGTGGTGAGCCGCCGCAGCATGCCGACGACCGACGCTCCCAGCCTGGTCCAGCGCTTCATCGGTCCGACGGTCGACATCGTCGAGACCCAGACCTGGTCTGCGGCAGGGCCCGACGGCTCCCGGACGGCGTCAGTGCACGCCACGTTCGGCTCGGCTCCGGCGAGCATGACCGGCACGGCGACGCTGGCGGACGACGATGACGGCGGTTGCACCCTCACCGCCGCAGCCGAGGTGACGTCGTCGATCCCGTTCGCCGGCCGGAAAGTGGAAGAGCTCGTGCGCGACCAGGTCCTGCGCTACCTGCGCAAGGAGGAAACCGTCGCCAGGACGTGGCTGACGGCGAGTCCGGGCGGGCCGGACGGCGACCATCACAGCTGA
- a CDS encoding NAD-glutamate dehydrogenase, with protein sequence MSTAASEAAKDDLLAAAVATAGPVGRPLVDLAALIRRYYRGVAVADLVPRGPAAVAGAVTSQLQLASQRPLGKVAVRVSTPAAGSEGWSTGRIAAGHTVVEVVTEDMPFLVDSIVSELSRQARPIHLVVHPVVVVRRDLLGELLDVLDVDADDPAAAEPGVVVESWIHVEVDRETDPGDLEALRKALVRVLADVREAVEDWDRLRGKAQQLAAAFDTAPPGFDAEEVAEGVALLRWLADDHFTFLGYREYDLRGTGADSRLLAVPGTGLGVLRSDPVEHRREARLPPRVQAKAREPHLLVITKANSRSTVHRPAHLDYVGVKRVEADGTITGEYRFIGLYSAAAYTQSVFDIPVLRRKASRVIAQAGFPADSHSGNDLVTFLETYPRDELFQVGEEELLEVATAVLQIQERRTTRLFCRRDVYDRFYSCLVYVPRDRYTTAVRLRLEDVLREAVPGAEIDYTARVSESVLARLHFVVRAPRGAALPDIDVRALEGRVAAAARAWEDDFTDQLAATVGEEDAAALVRTWRAAFPEGYKEETSAADAVADLARLQALEPQSLTASLYRPAAAAPDEWRFKLYRSGAALSLSQVLPILGHLGVEVIDERPYQFDPKGEAPLWIYDFGLRLRAPVGTGAESLQARFEDAFAAIWSGRSEADGLAALVTVAGLTWRRVVVLRAYVRYLRQIGTAFSQSYIEQVVVAHGDVARSLLDLHDARFDPALDTAERDTATAERTAGLRSQLDDVATLDADRILRSLLTLVQATVRTSHFQPGPDGQSAQHVAIKLAARSIPELPEPRPEREIWVYSPRVEGVHLRFGPVARGGLRWSDRPEDFRTEILGLVKAQSVKNAIIVPVGAKGGFFPKQLPDAAADRDAWLAEGTAAYRIFVSALLDVTDNLVAGVVVPPPRVVRYDGDDSYLVVAADKGTATFSDVANRIAAEHDYWLGDAFASGGSVGFDHKAMGITARGAWESVTHHFGELGVDVRTDAVSCVGIGDMSGDVFGNGMLLSRQLQLVAAFDHRHVFLDPQPVADKAFEERKRLFELPRSSWADYDVSLLSAGGGIYPRTAKSVTISAQAKAVLGLPDEVEAVTPAELIRAILRAPVDLLWNGGIGTYVRATGESDLEVGDKSNDGVRVTGASLRCRVVGEGGNLGFTQRGRIEAAQHGVLLNTDAIDNSAGVDTSDHEVNIKVLLDVAVREGDLTVEQRNALLAGMTDEVARLVLADNDEQNILLANARAQAPAMLNVHQRMLRDLERSGELDRSLEFLPDDADIDARIAAGRGLTTPELAVLSAYAKIALEHALPATSLPDEDWTDAVLRSYFPADLVDRFPDRVGAHPLRREIVTTVLVNDLINRGGITVAFRAMEETGASADQVVRAAMVVREIFGLTAIWEQIDALDHEVPTAAQAALALETRRTHDRAIRWFLQTRGGTLDVAREIERFKPPLLELAPLLPTLLQGQEAARLAQRTAELVAVGAPADIAGQVAALLDVYVLLDVVTIAGRIDVAAEQVARAYFVLSDRYQVDAMLSLITALPRRGRWEALARMALRADLYAALAGLTARVLTTTSADDDLATRIADWESQRAEGLARARATLTDIASLTDHDLASLSVALRTFRTLVEQAD encoded by the coding sequence ATGTCCACAGCGGCGTCCGAGGCAGCCAAGGACGACCTGCTGGCCGCCGCGGTCGCCACTGCCGGGCCCGTTGGGCGTCCCCTGGTCGACCTGGCTGCGCTGATCCGCCGCTACTACCGCGGGGTCGCCGTAGCCGACCTCGTGCCCCGTGGCCCGGCCGCTGTCGCCGGGGCTGTCACGTCGCAACTTCAGTTGGCTTCGCAGCGACCGCTCGGCAAGGTCGCGGTCCGGGTGAGCACTCCGGCCGCCGGCAGTGAAGGCTGGTCGACGGGCCGGATCGCCGCCGGCCACACCGTGGTCGAGGTCGTCACCGAGGACATGCCGTTCCTGGTCGACTCGATCGTCTCCGAACTGTCGCGGCAGGCGCGGCCGATCCACCTCGTCGTGCACCCCGTGGTCGTCGTACGCCGGGACCTGCTCGGTGAACTCCTCGACGTCCTCGACGTCGACGCGGACGACCCGGCGGCGGCCGAGCCCGGCGTGGTGGTGGAATCCTGGATCCACGTCGAGGTCGACCGCGAGACGGACCCGGGAGATCTCGAAGCCTTGCGCAAGGCGCTGGTGCGGGTCCTGGCGGACGTTCGCGAGGCGGTCGAGGACTGGGATCGGTTGCGGGGCAAGGCCCAACAGCTGGCCGCCGCCTTCGACACCGCACCACCGGGTTTCGACGCCGAGGAGGTAGCCGAGGGCGTGGCGTTGCTGCGCTGGCTCGCCGACGACCACTTCACCTTCCTCGGATACCGCGAATACGACCTGCGCGGTACCGGCGCGGATTCGCGGCTGCTCGCCGTCCCCGGGACCGGCCTGGGCGTGCTCCGGTCGGACCCCGTCGAGCACCGGCGTGAAGCACGGCTGCCACCGCGCGTGCAGGCCAAGGCGCGCGAACCGCACCTGTTGGTGATCACGAAGGCGAACTCACGCTCCACGGTCCACCGGCCGGCCCACCTGGACTACGTCGGGGTCAAGCGGGTCGAGGCCGACGGGACGATCACCGGCGAGTATCGCTTCATCGGCCTCTACAGCGCCGCGGCGTACACCCAATCGGTGTTCGACATTCCGGTGCTGCGCCGCAAGGCATCTCGGGTGATTGCCCAGGCGGGGTTCCCGGCCGACTCCCACTCCGGGAACGATCTGGTCACCTTCCTCGAGACGTACCCCCGCGACGAGCTGTTTCAGGTCGGCGAGGAGGAACTGCTCGAGGTCGCCACCGCGGTGCTGCAGATCCAGGAGCGTCGCACGACCCGGCTGTTCTGCCGTCGCGACGTGTACGACCGGTTCTACTCCTGCCTGGTGTACGTGCCTCGTGACCGCTACACCACGGCGGTCCGGTTGCGGTTGGAGGACGTCCTTCGCGAGGCGGTGCCGGGCGCCGAGATCGACTACACCGCAAGGGTGTCCGAGTCCGTGCTCGCTCGACTGCATTTCGTCGTCCGAGCACCGAGGGGCGCTGCCCTGCCGGACATCGACGTGCGTGCGCTCGAAGGCCGCGTCGCTGCGGCGGCCCGGGCCTGGGAGGACGACTTCACCGACCAGCTGGCCGCGACCGTGGGGGAGGAGGACGCCGCCGCCCTGGTACGGACCTGGCGCGCTGCCTTTCCCGAGGGCTACAAGGAGGAGACCTCGGCCGCCGACGCGGTCGCGGACCTGGCGCGGCTGCAGGCCCTCGAACCGCAGAGCCTGACAGCCAGCCTCTATCGCCCGGCAGCCGCAGCACCGGACGAGTGGCGCTTCAAGCTCTATCGATCCGGCGCGGCCTTGTCGCTGTCCCAGGTCCTGCCGATCCTGGGTCACCTCGGCGTCGAGGTGATCGACGAGCGGCCGTACCAGTTCGACCCCAAAGGTGAAGCCCCGCTGTGGATCTACGACTTCGGCCTGCGGCTACGGGCGCCGGTCGGCACGGGCGCCGAGTCGCTGCAGGCACGGTTCGAGGACGCCTTCGCCGCCATCTGGAGCGGCCGCAGTGAGGCCGACGGGCTCGCCGCGCTGGTGACCGTCGCCGGTCTGACGTGGCGGCGCGTGGTGGTGCTGCGGGCGTACGTCCGCTACCTCCGGCAGATCGGTACGGCGTTCAGCCAGAGCTACATCGAGCAGGTGGTCGTCGCGCACGGCGACGTCGCGCGCAGCCTGCTCGACCTGCATGACGCCCGCTTCGACCCGGCGCTGGATACGGCCGAACGCGACACGGCCACGGCCGAGCGAACCGCCGGGCTGCGCTCCCAGCTCGACGACGTGGCGACACTGGACGCCGACCGGATCCTGCGGTCGCTGCTGACCCTCGTGCAGGCGACCGTGCGGACCAGCCATTTCCAGCCGGGCCCGGACGGTCAGTCGGCGCAGCACGTGGCCATCAAACTGGCAGCGCGCAGCATCCCGGAGCTGCCCGAACCGCGTCCCGAGCGCGAGATCTGGGTGTACTCGCCGAGAGTCGAAGGGGTCCACCTGCGTTTCGGCCCGGTCGCCCGCGGCGGATTGCGCTGGAGTGACCGGCCGGAGGACTTCCGGACCGAGATTCTCGGGTTGGTCAAAGCGCAGAGCGTCAAGAACGCCATCATCGTCCCGGTGGGCGCCAAGGGGGGTTTCTTCCCCAAGCAGCTGCCTGACGCCGCGGCCGACCGTGACGCCTGGCTCGCCGAAGGTACTGCGGCGTACCGCATCTTCGTCAGCGCGCTGCTGGACGTGACGGACAATCTGGTCGCCGGGGTCGTCGTGCCGCCGCCGCGAGTCGTCCGCTACGACGGCGACGACAGCTACCTGGTGGTGGCTGCGGACAAGGGCACGGCGACGTTCTCGGACGTGGCGAACCGGATCGCCGCCGAGCACGACTACTGGCTGGGTGACGCGTTCGCCTCCGGCGGCTCGGTCGGCTTCGACCACAAGGCGATGGGCATCACCGCCCGTGGTGCCTGGGAGTCCGTGACCCATCACTTCGGTGAACTCGGTGTGGATGTGCGGACCGACGCGGTCAGCTGCGTCGGCATCGGCGACATGAGCGGGGACGTGTTCGGCAACGGGATGCTGCTGTCCCGGCAGTTGCAGCTGGTCGCGGCGTTCGATCACCGCCATGTCTTCCTCGACCCACAGCCGGTGGCAGACAAGGCGTTCGAGGAACGGAAGCGGCTGTTCGAGCTGCCCCGGTCGTCGTGGGCGGACTACGACGTGTCCTTGCTGTCCGCCGGCGGCGGGATCTATCCACGGACGGCGAAGTCCGTGACGATCTCAGCGCAGGCCAAGGCCGTCCTCGGGCTGCCTGACGAGGTCGAGGCAGTGACTCCCGCCGAGCTCATTCGCGCGATCCTGCGCGCGCCGGTCGACCTGCTGTGGAACGGCGGCATCGGCACCTACGTCAGGGCGACCGGGGAATCCGACCTCGAGGTCGGCGACAAGAGCAACGACGGCGTCCGGGTCACCGGTGCGAGCCTGCGCTGCCGCGTCGTCGGTGAGGGCGGCAACCTGGGCTTCACGCAGCGGGGCCGGATCGAGGCCGCGCAGCACGGGGTGCTGCTGAACACCGACGCGATCGACAACTCCGCAGGAGTCGATACCTCCGACCACGAGGTCAACATCAAGGTGCTGCTCGACGTCGCGGTACGCGAGGGGGACCTGACGGTCGAGCAGCGCAACGCCCTGCTGGCCGGCATGACAGACGAGGTCGCGCGACTCGTCCTGGCCGACAACGACGAACAGAACATCCTGCTGGCCAACGCCCGAGCGCAGGCTCCGGCCATGCTGAATGTGCACCAGCGGATGCTCCGTGACCTGGAGCGTTCCGGTGAGTTGGACAGGTCGCTGGAGTTCTTGCCCGACGACGCCGACATCGACGCGAGAATCGCAGCGGGCCGCGGCTTGACGACGCCGGAACTGGCGGTGCTGTCGGCGTACGCCAAGATCGCGCTGGAGCACGCGCTGCCGGCGACGTCGTTGCCGGACGAGGACTGGACCGACGCCGTCCTGCGGTCCTACTTCCCGGCCGACCTCGTCGACCGGTTCCCCGATCGCGTCGGAGCCCACCCGTTGCGACGTGAGATCGTCACGACGGTCCTGGTCAACGACCTGATCAACCGCGGCGGGATCACCGTCGCCTTCCGTGCCATGGAGGAGACCGGGGCGTCGGCCGATCAGGTCGTGCGCGCCGCGATGGTGGTACGCGAGATCTTCGGCCTCACCGCGATCTGGGAGCAGATCGACGCGCTCGATCACGAGGTGCCCACGGCCGCGCAGGCAGCGCTCGCGCTGGAGACGCGGCGGACGCACGATCGAGCCATCCGCTGGTTCCTGCAGACCCGGGGCGGCACGCTGGACGTCGCGCGTGAGATCGAACGGTTCAAGCCGCCGCTGCTGGAACTCGCGCCGCTGCTGCCGACCCTGTTGCAGGGACAGGAGGCGGCCCGGCTGGCGCAGCGGACTGCCGAACTCGTCGCGGTCGGTGCCCCGGCGGACATCGCCGGGCAGGTGGCGGCGCTGCTGGACGTGTACGTCCTGCTGGACGTGGTCACCATCGCCGGCCGTATCGACGTCGCCGCCGAGCAGGTCGCGCGCGCCTACTTCGTCCTGTCCGACCGCTACCAGGTCGACGCGATGCTCAGCCTGATCACCGCCTTACCGCGGCGAGGCCGCTGGGAAGCGTTGGCCCGCATGGCGTTGCGAGCCGACCTTTACGCCGCGCTGGCCGGGCTGACCGCGCGCGTGCTGACGACCACGTCTGCCGACGACGACCTGGCGACCCGGATCGCCGACTGGGAGTCGCAGCGGGCCGAAGGTCTCGCGCGCGCACGGGCCACCTTGACCGACATCGCCTCGCTCACCGACCACGACCTTGCCTCGCTGTCGGTCGCGTTGCGGACCTTCCGGACCCTGGTCGAGCAGGCCGACTGA